One window of the Takifugu rubripes chromosome 13, fTakRub1.2, whole genome shotgun sequence genome contains the following:
- the calca gene encoding calcitonin/calcitonin-related polypeptide, alpha isoform X2 yields MELVLKPRRFVYKTLACVQRSAEPQVRISATLQDQDIHPPAGTNVMLKAGTLLLAYALLVCPMYFSQAAPSRTSKESVSDGVSLSSDDAQRLFNAVKELLQIPSDEDPQTADGDGNTTVQKRACKTATCVTHRLADFLSRSGGLGYSNFVPTNVGAQAFGRRKRQSPV; encoded by the exons ATGGAGCTGGTCCTGAAACCCAGGAGGTTTGTCTATAAAACCCTTGCGTGCGTTCAGAGGTCTGCAGAGCCACAAGTAAGAATATCAGCGACTCTTCAGGACCAGGACATCCACCCACCAGCG GGGACCAACGTGATGCTGAAAGCCGGGACGCTGCTTCTGGCGTACGCGCTGCTTGTTTGTCCGATGTACTTCTCGCAGGCAGCTCCATCCAG AACCAGTAAAGAGTCTGTCTCAGATGGAGTCTCACTATCGAGCGATGACGCACAGAGGTTATTCAATGCCGTCAAGGAGCTTCTGCAGATACCTTCAGATGAAGACCCCCAGACAGCCGACGGAGACGG taaTACAACAGTACAGAAGCGGGCGTGCAAAACAGCCACATGCGTAACCCACCGTTTGGCCGACTTCCTGAGCCGATCAGGAGGACTCGGGTACAGCAACTTCGTCCCCACCAACGTGGGCGCTCAGGCCTTTGGCAGACGGAAGCGGCAAAGCCCCGTGTGA
- the calca gene encoding calcitonin/calcitonin-related polypeptide, alpha isoform X1 translates to MELVLKPRRFVYKTLACVQRSAEPQVRISATLQDQDIHPPAGTNVMLKAGTLLLAYALLVCPMYFSQAAPSRTSKESVSDGVSLSSDDAQRLFNAVKELLQIPSDEDPQTADGDGVDRPVSRRCAGLSTCVLGKLSQDIHKLQTYPRTNVGAGTPGRKRSLPEQYQNYDSPYN, encoded by the exons ATGGAGCTGGTCCTGAAACCCAGGAGGTTTGTCTATAAAACCCTTGCGTGCGTTCAGAGGTCTGCAGAGCCACAAGTAAGAATATCAGCGACTCTTCAGGACCAGGACATCCACCCACCAGCG GGGACCAACGTGATGCTGAAAGCCGGGACGCTGCTTCTGGCGTACGCGCTGCTTGTTTGTCCGATGTACTTCTCGCAGGCAGCTCCATCCAG AACCAGTAAAGAGTCTGTCTCAGATGGAGTCTCACTATCGAGCGATGACGCACAGAGGTTATTCAATGCCGTCAAGGAGCTTCTGCAGATACCTTCAGATGAAGACCCCCAGACAGCCGACGGAGACGG TGTGGACAGGCCGGTGTCGCGGCGCTGCGCTGGGCTAAGCACGTGCGTGCTGGGCAAACTTTCCCAGGACATTCACAAACTCCAAACCTATCCGCGCACCAACGTGGGAGCGGGGACGCCCGGCAGGAAGCGAAGCCTCCCCGAACAATACCAAAACTACGACAGCCCGTACAATTGA
- the cyp2r1 gene encoding vitamin D 25-hydroxylase translates to MVPAQSPPLVPPSRDQALLGLACLTVAFLAVLLVRQLVKQRRPPGFPPGPSPIPIIGNIMSLATEPHVFLKKQSEVHGQIFSIDLGGILTVVLNGYDCIRECLYNQSEVFADRPSLPLFKKMTKMGGLLNCKYSKGWIEHRKLACNSFRYFGSGQRLFERKISEECMFLVDAIDQHKGKAFNPKHLVTNAVSNITNLIIFGQRFTYDDHNFQHMIELFSENVELAVSGWALLYNAFPWIEYLPFGKHQKLFFNAAEVYDFLLRVTKEFSQGRVPHMPRHYVDAYLDELERNAGDPNSSFSYENLIYSVGELIIAGTETTTNTLRWAMLYMALYPNIQERVHREIDSVLANGRMPTLEDKQKMPYVEAVLHEVLRFCNIVPLGIFRATSQDANVNGYTIPKGTMVITNLYSVHFDEKYWSDPGVFSPQRFLDANGNFVRREAFLPFSLGRRQCLGEQLARMEMFLFFTTLLQRFHLQFPVGTIPTIAPKLGMTLQPKPYSICAVRRHQKSLISVTTPCHK, encoded by the exons ATGGTTCCAGCTCAGTCGCCGCCTCTGGTGCCCCCCTCCCGGGATCAGGCTCTGCTCGGGCTGGCCTGCCTGACGGTCGCTTTTCTCGCGGTGTTACTGGTTCGTCAGCTGGTCAAGCAGAGGCGTCCGCCGGGATTCCCCCCGGGTCCTTCGCCCATCCCGATCATCGGGAACATCATGTCTCTGGCCACCGAGCCGCACGTCTTCCTGAAGAAGCAGAGCGAAGTTCACGGGCAG ATTTTCAGTATCGACCTGGGCGGCATCTTGACCGTGGTGTTAAACGGGTATGACTGCATCAGGGAATGCCTTTATAATCAGAGCGAAGTGTTTGCCGACCGCCCGTCGCTACCGCTGTTcaaaaaaatgaccaaaatggGCG GGCTTCTCAACTGCAAATACAGCAAAGGCTGGATCGAGCACAGGAAGCTGGCCTGCAACTCTTTCCGTTACTTTGGCAGCGGCCAGAGGCTCTTCGAGAGGAAGATCTCGGAGGAGTGCATGTTCCTCGTCGACGCCATTGACCAGCACAAGGGGAAGGCCTTTAATCCCAAGCATCTCGTGACCAACGCCGTGTCCAACATCACCAACCTGATCATCTTCGGCCAGCGGTTCACCTACGACGACCACAACTTCCAGCACATGATCGAGCTCTTCAGTGAGAACGTGGAGTTGGCGGTGAGCGGCTGGGCCCTCCTTTACAACGCCTTCCCATGGATCGAGTATTTGCCCTTCGGAAAACATCAGAAGCTTTTCTTTAACGCAGCTGAGGTGTACGATTTCCTGCTGCGGGTCACAAAGGAGTTCTCGCAAGGCAGGGTCCCACACATGCCGCGGCACTACGTCGACGCCtacctggatgagctggagagGAATGCGGGGGATCCAAATTCCTCATTCTCCTACGAGAACCTCATCTATTCGGTGGGTGAACTCATCATTGCGGGCACAGAGACCACGACCAATACCCTGCGCTGGGCTATGCTGTACATGGCGCTCTACCCCAATATACAAG AGAGGGTGCACAGAGAGATCGACAGCGTCCTGGCCAACGGGAGGATGCCCACGCTGGAGGACAAGCAGAAAATGCCCTACGTGGAGGCTGTCCTGCACGAGGTCCTCCGATTCTGCAACATTGTACCACTCGGCATTTTCCGCGCCACCTCTCAGGACGCAAATGTGAACGGCTACACGATTCCCAAAGGCACAATGGTGATCACGAACCTGTACTCTGTGCACTTTGACGAGAAGTACTGGAGCGATCCAGGCGTTTTCTCACCACAGAGGTTTCTGGATGCCAACGGCAACTTTGTGAGGCGCGAGGCCTTCCTGCCGTTCTCTCTGG gGAGGCGTCAGTGCCTGGGAGAGCAGCTGGCCAGGATGGAGATGTTCCTCTTTTTCACCACTTTGTTGCAGAGGTTTCATCTGCAGTTCCCCGTGGGAACCATTCCCACCATCGCCCCGAAGCTCGGCATGACCCTCCAGCCCAAACCGTACTCCATTTGCGCCGTCCGCAGGCACCAGAAGAGCCTCATCTCTGTAACCACTCCTTGCCACAAGTAG